The following coding sequences lie in one Flagellimonas eckloniae genomic window:
- a CDS encoding sodium-dependent bicarbonate transport family permease yields MDLHLLFDNLTNPALLFFFLGIIAVQLKSDLEIPQNSSKFISLYLLFAIGFKGGLELSHSNFSMEIIWSLLFGVFLAISVPIFAYFILRRKFSVENSGAIAAAYGSVSAVTFVTAISFLEIENIEFGGHMVAVMALMEAPSIIIGVLLMAFFKKNKKEENNFKKVLHHSVTNGSVLLILGSLAIGFLANEHQAEGIKPFTTDIFKGFLAVFLLDMGITSGKKLNDFLKKGWFALIFSIGLPILNGCVVAWFSQFITESVGNRFLFSILAASASYIAVPAAMRIAAPKANPSLYVPMALAFTFPFNITLGMPLYLFIIQCFKP; encoded by the coding sequence ATGGATTTACACCTTTTATTTGACAACCTGACCAACCCTGCTTTACTTTTCTTTTTTTTGGGAATCATTGCAGTACAATTGAAAAGTGATCTTGAAATTCCACAAAACTCATCAAAATTTATTTCCCTTTACCTACTTTTTGCCATTGGATTCAAGGGTGGCCTTGAACTCTCCCACAGCAATTTTAGTATGGAGATCATATGGTCCTTGCTGTTTGGTGTTTTTTTGGCCATTTCTGTACCCATTTTTGCCTATTTCATACTAAGAAGAAAGTTCAGTGTGGAAAATTCAGGTGCCATAGCCGCTGCATATGGATCAGTTAGTGCGGTCACATTTGTGACCGCTATTTCTTTTCTGGAAATTGAGAACATAGAATTTGGAGGACACATGGTAGCTGTTATGGCCTTAATGGAAGCTCCATCCATAATTATAGGAGTTCTGCTAATGGCATTTTTCAAAAAGAACAAAAAAGAAGAGAATAATTTTAAGAAAGTACTGCATCATTCTGTTACCAATGGCAGTGTTTTATTAATACTCGGTAGTTTGGCAATTGGTTTTCTGGCCAATGAACATCAGGCAGAGGGCATCAAACCTTTTACAACGGACATTTTTAAAGGATTTCTTGCAGTTTTCCTTTTAGATATGGGGATTACCAGCGGTAAAAAACTAAACGATTTTTTAAAGAAGGGATGGTTTGCCCTTATTTTCTCCATAGGATTACCCATTTTGAATGGGTGTGTTGTAGCCTGGTTCAGCCAATTTATAACGGAAAGCGTAGGAAATCGATTTCTGTTTTCCATTTTAGCTGCAAGCGCATCATACATTGCTGTCCCCGCCGCAATGCGCATAGCCGCTCCAAAGGCCAATCCAAGTTTATATGTACCTATGGCTTTGGCATTTACCTTTCCCTTCAATATAACACTGGGCATGCCTTTATATCTATTTATCATTCAATGTTTCAAACCCTAA
- a CDS encoding DNA-3-methyladenine glycosylase I — translation MDKHRCGWCEGDSLYEAYHDKEWGIPVKDDDTLFEFLILETFQAGLSWITVLRKRENFRNAFDNFDYRKIARYSQDKIDQLLENPGIIRNKLKVNATVSNAKAFIAVQKEFGSFSSYIWGFVDGKPIKNTLKNYKNAPANTPLSDKISKDLKKRGFKFVGSTVVYAHMQATGMVNDHEVNCFRYDQV, via the coding sequence ATGGATAAACATCGTTGTGGTTGGTGTGAAGGTGATTCATTATATGAAGCATATCATGATAAGGAATGGGGGATTCCGGTTAAGGATGATGACACTTTATTTGAATTCCTGATTTTGGAAACGTTTCAAGCTGGGTTAAGCTGGATAACCGTGCTGCGAAAAAGGGAGAATTTCAGAAATGCTTTTGACAATTTTGATTATCGTAAGATTGCCCGTTACAGTCAAGACAAAATTGACCAGCTTCTTGAAAATCCAGGAATTATCAGAAACAAATTGAAAGTGAACGCTACTGTTTCCAATGCCAAAGCCTTTATCGCAGTTCAAAAAGAGTTTGGAAGTTTTAGCAGCTATATATGGGGTTTTGTGGACGGAAAACCAATAAAAAACACACTGAAAAATTATAAAAACGCTCCGGCAAACACCCCTCTTTCTGATAAAATCAGCAAGGATTTAAAAAAACGCGGATTCAAGTTTGTTGGCAGCACAGTGGTTTATGCGCATATGCAGGCAACTGGAATGGTAAATGACCATGAAGTAAACTGTTTTAGGTATGATCAAGTGTAA